The DNA window atacaattgtaaaatttattattttgctttttaacattactatgctatgaaatattatatatagagaacatttttcactttttgtattttacaaatttttgccaactttttattagaatcgattattcttatttatagtCACACTTTGGTTATTCTCATTTATAATCATAACTTCTTAATACTCTAGCGCATACATATGCGTAATTAAAGAGTAGTTAATCtctgatttaaaaaactacaataaaataacttttttctccaACTTGTATCTTTTCTAATTTACTTTATCTGATAACATTAAGTACATTTAAGTTTCTCTCTCTGTTGCTAATTTGTTATGTACTTTTTATCTCACTGAGATATAAGaataatgtacattttatctgcactgtaaataataaaaataataaatattaaaaaatagcaaacagtattttaaatattgttgagacattaaaaagaaacattagtCTTGCGGCAAGTTTGTATTTCTGCACCAAAAGAAGAAATAGAGTGCAACATTACTAGCCATAAAACTTCGCAAACctcataaaatgtaatttggcAAATTTAAAGACGCGAAGGCGTCAGGTGTAGAAAACAAAAGGATCAGACACGCACAATAGGGTGTCGTTCTCAGAAGAAGGTATTCAGTTATCAAAGTCATTAAATAAGCAATGAGATAAGTTTCATTGCAGTCGCTAATTCTTTACATCACTGTTGTGTggagttaaaaaattactgtggTTTATGGCAAAACTGtgcaatttacatttttgcttACCCTAATTTGATATAGTCTCGTTTACAGTTTGAGTTTTTGTTCATGActtcaaaattgattttataatattcttgtatgtatttctttgcACCTAGAGAGAAAAGATTTCTAGATTTAATgctattacttttttactacaaaaagaAGTTTGATGTAGAAACAGTAACAATTATTGtcgagagaaaaatgttttgatgTTTTAAAAGTTCTATGTCGATATTGGCAACTTTTCATTTCTGTTTTAATGCcttactttattttcttaatatgctttaatatataaaaaataagagatataGAAATACacgttgtaaatttaataaacattattctGGAATTGCAAGACAATGTTGCAACTTTTGTCTGTTTCtgttgtatattgtataattttttcaaatttcttaaCAAATCACGtatgacgttatatataatttggtACCCTTTGAATATctcttttgtactttttaatgttacaatcttaaaaatgtataaatttatatttcaaattattcttCCTGCatgattatttgtattaaatatttatacagttATTGATGacgtgttaatttaaatttcatttccagatatctttatttcattctttttatagctatacttttttttctctcgtctttattcttttctctcttcgtACATCTTTcttgtctctctctttgtctgaCGATATAATTTTGAACACCCGTCGCGTCTCGTCGTACGTGCATACACGTAGCGTCGCCTCTTGTAGTTTACGCGGTGCTCATTTATCTTCGGGTAGTTTACTAGTCTTGAGAAAGTTTTGGAGAGAGCGGCTCAGGCTAGGGGGAGTTATGCCGTGGACCGCGTAGATAGTTTTGCCTCGAACGGGTTGTGTTGGGTATACGGCGCACGCGACGCCTCGAATTCTTAAGTCGCATCCCATAATATATTAGGATGGTGTGTAAGTTCTGTAATTGCCACGATATAATAACAGAGCGATATTGGCACTTGAATATTTTAAGTCATAAATCTGCGCAATATGATTCATGTCCAATGAAAGAGTTAAAAACAGCgcgtttaaaaatttctattttaacagcaacaagtattataatttctaaaaatgtaataaatataattgttaaatgtaAAGATAAACGTTGTCATTTAAATaccattaaatattaaaacattaaatattaaaacattttcttgtCCCTTGTGGAAAGAACATATTACTTGTCTTAGAGACGCGGATCAAGTGTAATCTCGAGCATGTTCATGCATTTGCATACAATTGCACCCGAAGGGAAACGCCGACTTCACAGATTTCGTCGCGAGTTTCGACCTCGAGACGATCGACCGCTTTTCGCCTGTGGTGAGACATTTCCCCAGCTTCGCCGGGTAATCCTGTCGCATGAGTTTCTTCACCGATAAAGGTGACGCGCGCAGTCTGCTTGTGTACATCCGATATCGGAGAGAGTTCCTGGCCTAAATATATCCACTATTACTTTCAACGAAAGGGCAACCCCAACCTATCGATATATCGGATAGTGCACACATACAGCTACAGCACGTAAGTTCCGTAGAAGTCGACCACCTTGAGCCAACCACGGCACAAACAATCCTCTCATTCTCCGGTATCGCTCGGTGCAGTCCCTTAGGAGATGGTTAGAGACAAAAGGGAAAATAAATCGCAATCCACAATACCTTTCCTTGCTTGTTCCTCCCGCAATAGCGTCTCCACTACTTACAATACTCTTGCCGATGATCACAAAGGCTCGCCCCTCAGCGTTTGTAAATCCGCCACGAAAGACTCGTTGCCAAACGTACAGTGTGACGTTATTGTTTGGTGTGATGTCATtgatttctattatttctagaaaaattgaaaacaatagaaagttatattaacttaaagttcattataatataataaaatatatataataaaagaaatagcaaatacattttatatttatgatatctttaatttttgtttgtacttttcatatcttttaattaaaatctaattaatatttaagtctttatatatatttttttaataacaacaattattaattaatttatttatttttctaaaatttataatttatttatgttgacatattttaatataatatttaattaattctttaacacaatcaattaattaattagccCTGTactatttatgttttaatcttattcataaaatacaaacacgaattaatgaatattttagagATGCATAATgcttgtaatgtaattattaagcAGGAATAGCgttgttaataactttattaattttttaacctcataaaaataaatatagtataatacaatagaatattattttttccatgtttaatgtattattaaaataaataattacatttatgctaattaaaacatatatttatgtttaattatatttctgtaCACTGTGTgacattgtataatatttgtaaaagtatttaaaagtcATTAATACAGGTATATATGCTAAAATTATGGAATTGCACGAAATTGCACAGTCTAGAAATTAGTTTCCAACGTTTCCATTTGTATCACTCGTTCACTGTCATGAGGCGAGAAATACAACTGTAATATAGGTATCGAGGCTCGGACTCTGCGACAGTAACATATTGCGACGGCGCTTTATCGTCGTGGATTAGGTTTTCATAGGCAGTAACGTGAAATATCAGGAGCATCTTTACTAGTGCATGGTCAATAAAAGCTTTATTTCTGTAGTaaccaataataatatttttttttatatactaccTTCTGTCTTTGCTACGTAAAACAGTAATTCGACACTTTTTAGTGTGACTGtctatgataatatttattcgtaacatttaatttataaaattttatagtatattaattatttttacaattattttatttacataaattgttTCTAATTATTGATGTGAACATTATAGATTAGAAATACTCCAGATTTGTTCAATTTCTACTTTACTTTGGCAATTCTAAAtccaatgtttattttttaaaggatCAGTAGTAATCGACAAAATACTGAAccttaattaagattaattaagattaatttaaaacttagtaaatgtaaaaaataagatatacattattaatattctttattgtttCCCCTTAGGGTTTACAATCTCAACAATATGTACAGTTTATTcacttatttacaattaacaaATAGGATATGcatatgcatattttaaaacaattttaaaataattcatcaaatactttttacttaaaattaaaatattaatatatatatatatgtgtgtgtgtgtatgtgtgtgtgtgtgtgtgtgtgtgtgtgtgcgcgcgcgcgcgcgcgtgtgtgtttgtgtattcatattaattatgtacacacacacacaggtaTCATATAATTCTTCTAAGAGATATACGATATCTCATTAATTttgagttaaaaatttattttagcttGATTCAACTaaagtaaaatacaaaaatactgtaaaaacgcaaaattttttaacgtaaagCATTGTGTATTcggcaaattaatttttgacttGTTAATAGTCAGATTCAGTAATCCCATGCGAAATCCAATGAAAGCATTCATGAGATGCGGATATTACGCAGTCATTTTTGTGCGTTGTTCGCATTTTCCATTGGACATTTTGTGAAACGGAAGCCTACTAAATTGGAATATCGAAGGGAGATTTACAATTTGACGATCATGCCTCGCGCTGAGAACGAAAATCATTGTCGTCGTCGGCGCCGGTGGCCTCACACGTTAATGCACAAACGGGCCGGTGGGTGTGCATTGAATCACCAGACGAACGCATTACGCATTCGCCAAACAACTCGGTCACCGTAAATCGTACCTCCAGCGGTCACCGCTCATAATTTATCCCGGTTCTGCTCACGCCGCTTCCTAAATACAAGGGGTTACGATGTTACAGAATTACGAATTCAGACTGGCCAAGATTCTTGGTTATCGGTCCTCACTGGATGACCACCTCGGTAGAAGTAACTTTATAATTCTGGTCTGGCACCGGCAACAATCTCTTCTCtcatatatcaattatattgcTTTTTGAGTGGAGGTTCTGCTATGCGTTTTTGCGGCGATACAAATGATTAATAACTTATGCTCTACCATCTTTAAAACATTGTAAACAGacgtttatttttcaaaatatatgaatatagaCCTAGATCATTAAACAAACCTATTAGCATCATTAAATAAGTAACAATAGGAGAATATAAACCgatataaaaacacaataaattaaagaagagCTTATTtggttataattaaaattttgatgctgatatttcttgtgtaattttacatacattttaaagtTTGTTAAACTACGcgctaaataaatttttaatcttgaaataaCTAAGTTCTAAGTTCTTTAACAAGaataatgttacaatattgaattaataaaatcaatttaataataacatgaTGCTAGTTAGTAAACTTGAaaacatgttaaaaattattaacgcaAAGATCAGTTATGATCGAATTAGGGAGGCTCTTctttaatcattaaataaatttatatcatataatctCCAGTAAGTTTTAGTTTCACAGCCAGCCTTTTAACAATATTGGTGATATAATGAATtacaataagtaaattaaatagattataatCAATTCTGtttgctattaaaatattttgtggaatattcactataaaaaaaacacaaattttactgtaaagtaataataatagtagtatAGGGGCAGCCATGGGGCGTCACAACAAACCCCCACTCCTCGCCCTCACAGCGGGTGGTGGCGCCATCACAGCGGGGGGTGTCTGCCCCCTTCCCCCCTGTTTGGGGCAGCCATGGTGCATCAAAACAAACCCGAACTTCTGTTCCTCGGCCTGATGACAAACCTAACCCCACTCTTCCTCCGAGTGGTGTCAAACCTAACCCCCTTCCCCCGTCTGGGCCTGGTGGGGAAGACTAGACGCTGTGACGTCACGAGTTTGAATGGCGCGTTTTGATTGGATACCCCATGGCTGCCCCGAGCCTTGAATGGGTAGCCTGAGTTTGTGTCGTCACGATTTTGAACGGAGGGTTCTGATTGGATACCCCATGGCTGCCACGAGTCTTGATTGGCCCTCCATGGCTGCCCCGAGCCTTGATTGGCTGTCCTGAGTATACTACTGGATTTTGAATAGGAAAAAGCAGAACTTAGTGCCGAGCGTTTTTACCCAGCGGGGGTGCGGCTCGGACAGGTGggagtttttgtaaaaatggg is part of the Monomorium pharaonis isolate MP-MQ-018 chromosome 2, ASM1337386v2, whole genome shotgun sequence genome and encodes:
- the LOC118644315 gene encoding uncharacterized protein LOC118644315, whose protein sequence is MRGLFVPWLAQGGRLLRNLRAVAARNSLRYRMYTSRLRASPLSVKKLMRQDYPAKLGKCLTTGEKRSIVSRSKLATKSVKSAFPFGCNCMQMHEHARDYT